From a single Streptomyces sp. NBC_01264 genomic region:
- a CDS encoding HEAT repeat domain-containing protein, with translation MTDPDEAVAALCAAVEAYEDGAAGELVGGGADPDRVLPDGTTPLLRAVEGGSPAVVTALLGEDARLRLPEAEQGRLMDAARRWYEAGAEAELRRLTGSVGPADTVWVTDSEYEVVPETALGGRKVRAGHGAVLTLLEWEFRILAPVAELVARGVRSPRRDHVDRSASLHVLNSRVSAQTWGQAVAFRHDPDPRRRAFVVDHIRYRMWSWSDTAHAGWYEKECNRILTEWEAEETDADVLGRVLDALGETEVPTREAIGLRRAGHPDPGVRRWVPGLLDRFGEPLSPEGRRALRVLCRDGEGAVRASAAVVLAREEPGEREDLELLPDLLSDPDPEVVRQTAYSLGSGALGAPGLADLLVRCLDADDPDIRLSAAYALAVRDDPRTPEAYAKVGPLGPEYEHDHRPGELLRWRWRRNPDPA, from the coding sequence GTGACGGATCCCGATGAGGCGGTGGCCGCGCTGTGCGCGGCGGTGGAGGCGTACGAAGACGGGGCGGCCGGTGAGCTCGTGGGCGGGGGCGCGGATCCCGACCGGGTGCTGCCCGACGGTACGACCCCGCTGCTGCGGGCCGTCGAGGGCGGCTCCCCGGCGGTGGTGACGGCCCTGCTGGGCGAAGACGCCAGGCTACGGCTGCCGGAAGCGGAGCAGGGCCGGCTGATGGACGCGGCCCGGCGGTGGTACGAGGCGGGCGCGGAGGCGGAGCTGCGGCGGCTGACGGGGTCGGTGGGCCCGGCGGACACCGTGTGGGTGACGGACTCGGAGTACGAGGTCGTCCCGGAGACCGCCCTCGGCGGGAGGAAGGTACGGGCCGGGCACGGCGCGGTCCTGACCCTGCTGGAGTGGGAGTTCCGCATCCTGGCCCCAGTGGCGGAGCTGGTGGCCCGCGGGGTCCGGTCCCCGAGGAGGGACCACGTGGACCGGAGCGCCTCGCTCCACGTCCTGAACAGCCGCGTCAGCGCGCAGACTTGGGGCCAGGCGGTGGCCTTCCGGCACGATCCGGATCCCCGGCGGCGGGCCTTCGTGGTCGACCACATCCGGTACCGGATGTGGTCGTGGAGCGATACCGCGCACGCGGGCTGGTACGAGAAGGAGTGCAACCGGATCCTCACCGAGTGGGAGGCAGAGGAGACCGACGCGGACGTACTGGGCCGGGTGCTGGACGCGCTGGGCGAGACGGAGGTTCCCACTCGGGAGGCCATCGGGCTGCGGCGTGCCGGGCATCCGGACCCGGGTGTGCGGCGCTGGGTGCCGGGCCTCCTCGACCGGTTCGGCGAGCCGCTGTCGCCGGAGGGGCGGCGGGCGCTGCGGGTCCTGTGCCGTGACGGCGAAGGCGCGGTGCGGGCTTCGGCCGCCGTGGTGCTGGCCCGTGAGGAACCGGGGGAGAGGGAGGACCTGGAGCTCCTGCCGGACCTGCTGAGCGACCCGGACCCGGAGGTCGTGCGCCAGACCGCGTACAGCCTCGGGTCGGGAGCCCTCGGCGCGCCGGGGCTCGCGGACCTGCTGGTGCGGTGCCTCGACGCCGACGATCCGGACATCCGGCTGAGCGCGGCCTATGCCCTGGCCGTACGCGACGATCCGCGCACCCCGGAGGCCTATGCGAAGGTCGGCCCGCTGGGCCCCGAGTACGAGCACGACCACCGGCCGGGCGAGCTGCTGCGGTGGCGGTGGCGGAGGAATCCCGACCCCGCGTAG
- a CDS encoding HEAT repeat domain-containing protein: MFRGMTALGEAVRSGDVEAVEALVRAGADPDGPDEEGLPPLCAAVAAFAYKAADVLVEAGADPDRVLPDGTTPLLRAVESGSPAVVSALLWSRDLPDPGERLPEAERARLLDAARRWYGAGAEAELRRLTGAVGPAETSSVEEEWCQVEEVALGGRTVRAGHGAVLTTLEWVFGVPVALEELVARAVRHTDSSHVDWSAAGFRLAERLAEGSREVVTALRHHPSPARRRFAADWLLSRQWCLDADAFPYDDEDREVLAAWADVEPDPEVLAVVLWALTEQDVGHPRLGSIGLRYAGHPDPGVRVRAVDCLGRSDGPSMAAEYEALRLLAGDPDDDVRYEAALSLLGAQQDVDAMYGVIRDLVRDPLSPLRPAAEERLAESGDRTADATDLLLSLLDADDTLTRMLGAYGLALRDHPDTPWAYAKAEELGPFHPSDHRGNNGLWDWEKRNRPAGPTSPDDGAGPGRDGL, from the coding sequence ATGTTTCGGGGCATGACGGCACTGGGGGAAGCGGTTCGGTCGGGGGACGTGGAAGCGGTGGAGGCGCTGGTGAGGGCGGGTGCCGATCCCGACGGGCCGGACGAGGAGGGATTGCCGCCGCTGTGCGCGGCGGTGGCGGCGTTCGCGTACAAGGCCGCCGATGTCCTGGTGGAGGCCGGCGCGGACCCGGACCGGGTGCTGCCCGACGGTACGACCCCGCTGCTGCGGGCCGTCGAGAGCGGCTCCCCGGCGGTGGTGAGCGCGCTGCTGTGGTCCCGGGACCTGCCCGACCCGGGGGAGCGCCTGCCGGAGGCGGAGCGGGCACGGCTGCTGGACGCGGCCCGGCGCTGGTACGGGGCGGGCGCGGAGGCGGAGCTGCGGCGGCTGACGGGGGCGGTCGGCCCGGCGGAGACCTCGTCAGTGGAGGAGGAATGGTGCCAGGTCGAGGAGGTCGCGCTCGGCGGGCGGACCGTGCGCGCGGGACACGGCGCCGTGCTGACCACCCTGGAGTGGGTGTTCGGTGTGCCGGTCGCCTTGGAAGAACTGGTCGCCCGCGCCGTCCGGCACACCGACTCCTCGCACGTGGACTGGTCCGCGGCCGGCTTCCGGCTGGCGGAACGCCTCGCGGAGGGCAGCCGGGAGGTGGTGACCGCTCTGAGACACCACCCGTCCCCCGCCCGTCGCCGCTTCGCCGCCGACTGGCTGCTGAGCCGGCAGTGGTGCCTTGATGCCGACGCGTTCCCCTACGACGACGAGGACCGGGAGGTCCTCGCCGCCTGGGCGGACGTGGAGCCGGACCCCGAGGTCCTCGCGGTGGTGCTGTGGGCCCTCACCGAGCAGGACGTGGGGCATCCGAGGCTGGGGTCCATCGGCCTGAGGTACGCCGGCCACCCGGATCCCGGGGTGCGCGTGCGGGCGGTGGACTGCCTGGGCCGCTCCGACGGGCCGTCCATGGCCGCGGAGTACGAGGCCCTGCGGCTGCTGGCGGGCGACCCCGACGACGACGTGCGGTACGAGGCCGCCCTGAGCCTGCTGGGGGCGCAGCAGGACGTGGACGCCATGTACGGCGTGATCCGCGACCTGGTCCGGGACCCGCTCAGCCCGTTGCGGCCGGCGGCTGAGGAGCGCCTGGCGGAGTCCGGCGACCGCACGGCCGATGCCACGGACCTGCTGCTGTCCCTCCTGGACGCGGACGACACGCTGACCAGGATGCTCGGCGCGTACGGACTGGCCCTGCGGGATCACCCGGACACCCCGTGGGCGTACGCGAAGGCGGAGGAACTCGGACCCTTCCACCCTTCCGACCACCGGGGCAACAACGGCCTCTGGGACTGGGAGAAGCGCAACCGCCCCGCCGGGCCGACGAGCCCGGACGACGGGGCGGGGCCGGGGCGGGACGGGCTCTAG